The sequence TTTAGAGGAGGACCGGTCAAAATGCCGAGACTGTAAAATTTCCTGTGTTAATGGCCTATGGTGGTGAATTATCTCAATAGGCCCCAAAACCGGTGAAGGCGCTGCTGCCGCGCTATTACCCCTTCTCCATCCCGGCAGAGTTTCAAACAATGGGGAAGGAGTTTACACAAAATATTTTACACTCCCAATACTCATTTTCCTGACGTTGACAGAAATATACAAGCCATTTTTCATTAAATTTATCGGTAGAGGTTCTTTTTTTGCATGCAGAAGCCATTCTGGGCTTACCATACCTCTTTTATCTCTATGTACGACCGTCACTCCAATGGTATGGCTAATTACACATTCTCCAAATAGGTTCATCTGTTAATCATTTCTCTGCCCTGTAGAGTATCTTTATTATACCCGCAGGATTTTACAACTTCAAAAAAAACTCGCTCTAAAGATTATTCCCTTCCTTCCACTATCTTTGTATAGTATCTAAAATACCATGGCGTCAGGCTGACTTCTGCTCCTGGCCCCGGGTCGCTATTTGCAGATCTCCCATGCTAAAGTCATAGTTCTCTCCTGTTAAACTAAACCGTATGATTTACTATTACTGAATACATCCAACTACAACTATAGAGCTTTGCAGTCTAACGCCAGCTAACCCACAGTAATAGCCGTATATTATATTTCTGTTTGTCGATTCAACAGTTTGTCCACCACTTCCTTCAGTTTCCAACTCGCGGTGGATACCCTTATTTTGGACTTACGATTCCCAATGGATAATTCGTTCAAGATTTACACTTTAATGAACTATGGAATGCATGACGCACAAAACTGGGGAAGGCGCCAATACCGCCCCGTTCCCCTTCACCATCTCCGCAGGGGTTTCAAATAATGAAGTTAACTTCCATTATTTTTCACGGGAAATCAGATCATTAGGAGCAATATCTAGCGCCCGGATCAACTTGATCAGGGTTTTCAGGCGAATATCAACCAGGCCATTTTCTATCTTACCAATCTGTTTACTATCCAGCTCAGATATCACTGCTAATTCATCAAGAGTCAGCCCTTTTTTCTTACGAGCATCCCTCAGGTTTTTTCCAAATTCTTTTAATTCGATTTCCATCCAGCAAAGGCAAAATATTTTTCTGGCACAAAAGGAGTATAATTATACTCTTTTTGAAATTTTATCAGTATATTTGTTCTCAGAATAAAACTGCTAATTGTGGATCACAGAAGTATATAATGTATTTTGGTGTTCCCACAAATATCATTGGCAATTCTGTTCAGTATCGCTGGAGAAAAGTTGGAAGATTTCAATGCGAAGTACTGAGGCAGGAACTGCCCATGCATTCTTTTGCGTGGGCTTCTTGTCCGTCATGCTTCGCGCCCACTTCCAACGGGTTCTCCAGCGTGCGGCAAGGAGTCCCACGCATTTTCTTTTACTCCTTCCCAAAAACATTCTTAACTCCGGTATAATACAAGGTCAGGTTTAATTAATCTGTTAAAATACTATTGTTAAGAATGTATTATCTGAACTAATAAACTTCTCTTCATTATTATCGGCATGACCGAATAGAAATCTTTGCCCCTTAAATTGGCATTGGGGTAATTATAAGATATTATATAACCAAGTAAACAAATGATTATGAGCGAACAACAATTTAACCTAATGAAGGTCATTTACAACGGGTTGTTTTTAGATTTTCCATTAAAATACAGGGAGGCAGCCTGTAAGGAGTTTTCGTGGAGCATTCCAACATTCTATAGAAAAATGCGGAAGTCCAGAAGAAGTTTGGAGCTTGTTGGAGGATTTAGTATCGCAGAATGGCAAATTTTAGAGCAAATTGGGCACAACGTTATTACTAATCTGACTCAGGCATACCAAACAGAAATGACTAAATACAAGCGATTACTTGATAACAATAATAGAAATATCTAATTTAGTTATGAAAGGGGCAGGAGAAGAAAATTCCAACCCCTTTCATTATTTTACAGCAAGCTCTAATGTTGGTGCATTATTAAATAAATTATATCCTTCTATGCTCCGCCATATTTCTCTAATTTTCATTCCAACTTCTTCCTGTGAGATTCGAATATATCTATAGAAATCTTTCTGACATTATGTCCGCTTATTTTCATTATCAATTCTGCCGGGGTACCAGACAGAAATTCGTTCGTACAAAAGAAGCTTTTGTACGTGTGAGAAGTAACCAAACTATATTGGGGCCTTACCGTTACGGTATTTCCCCTTTTTTATGGGGAAATTTAATCAGGCTAATGATGCACGCAACCTTTGATACCTTGGTAATACAACGATTAAAATTCTGGATTGATAACTACAGGAATATGTCCTTCAAATTTATTAATCAAGATTTCCTCAGCCTCACTCCATAGAGGAATTACAACCCAATGATCGAATTTTTCTTGTTCTTTATATATTTGATCCATTCCTGATGTCTTCGGAATTTACGACTGCAAAATCAAAGAAACTTAAGGCCGTAAGACAGCCTTAGATTTTAGAAAGTTGGGCAATTAATAAAATTTTTAACCCTTAACATAGCCTTTGAATATGATAATGTGTCTAAATTTATATCCTTAACATTTAGTTTAGTTGAAATCTAAGTTGTCTTATGACCATTATTATGCTCTGACTTTACGAAAAGCAGGTGTACCAAATCCGGATCTGATTTTATCCTCAGAATCTCACTTTCTATGATTTCGGCTACGTCATTTTTAATTCGTATATAGTTACTATCAACTTCATTATCAGCTAAATGCCTGATTATAGGCAATGGCTTATATGCAGCTTCCTCCTGCTTTATTGCTGAATGATCATTAATAATGCGAGAATGAAAGTTTTTTAACTTTACGATCTTCATTGGATCATCCGCCACTTGACCAACAAATTCACCTGAACTTAACGCAGAAATTTTACTTGGAGGGATTGCCGAATCCATTTGTGTCGATCTGCTAATACTAGTATCATTCCTGTTTATACTGATACTCTCACGTTCTTGTACAATCTTCCCAATCCGTTCGGACAACATCTTCGCGGTATCGCCAAGCACTTGACCCGAAATAATATTGCCACATACATTCATCAGAACTTCCGCCTGTTCTCTGCTATAATCCTTTTTCATCTGCGAATAATCCTGAATGCAGATTGTGTGTGAAACCAAATTTGATCTACTTACTGAAACACTATAATCCAAAGGTTGATAAATAGTGGGATATTCGTCGAAAATCAGACTAGATTTTAGCTTCCCCTTCTGATTAACCTGTTTTAACAACCGATTTGTATATAAAGACAACACTGCACCATATGTTTGTGTTTTAGATGGATTGTTCCCCACGCATACCACCTTCGGGGCCTCTGGATTATTTATGTCCAGAGTAAAATCATTCCCGCTAATCACATAATATATTGTAGGAGAACTTAACCTTGCTAATGCAATACGAGCTGAGGCAATCTGCCCTTCAAGTTGTTCAAGTGCCCTGTTCAGGTAAGCAGAAATAAAACTTTGTATCAATGATTCGCATTCCGGTTCAGTTCCCAAAACCGGAAAAAGGTCATCGTAATCTGCTGAAATTAATTCAATCACGTGAGCAAGGGTACAATACAGGCCGTTCTTGTACTTACGCAACCACCAAATGACGGCAGTAACAAAGATGACGGCACTTTCCGTGAAAAATTCGCCACTTTTTTTTACCCACTCCTTATTCAACGCCAAGAGAATACTGCGTGCTGATTCACTGGCGTCAGTAATATCAACCATCTGCGATGGTTCTAATGGATTACATCTATGTGTTCTTTGAAGATCATCAAAGTTGATTACATAAAACGACGGCTTATTTTTATACTTTTTTCTGTTCTTAAGAAATACATTATAGGCAATGCGTGTCAAATCATCAAACTTAAAATCATACACAAACATTGTGAAGCCTTTTTCCAAATGCTGTGTGATTACATGCCTGATGACGAAGTAAGTTTTACCGGATCTCTACTACCTCCCTTCGCCTGGACCCGGGCGTGCCCAGAATGAGCAACGCCCGGAAAGGATTTTGAATGTTAATCCACATCTTACGTACCTTACCTTTCAAATTGTATTCTCCAGGCAGGTTGATACTATATTCATTGTTAATCAACTCTTCTTGTTGGGGAAATGTTTCATTTGCCTCGTTGAAAATATCCTTTTTGAAATTGAGACTTATCAAACGGGATAATTTAGCTCCCCCGGAAAGCACTAACAAATAGCCAAGTATAACTATAAATACATAGCAAACCGCAACTACAGTTAAATCTGCATGCCAGTAAAACAGCAACGAACCTCCAAAGTAAAATAGTAATCCGATTGAAATATAGGCAACGATATTCTTGGGATTCAAATCCTCTTCCTTCTTACCTTTATTTCCAAAAAGGGAAATAGACAAAAGAATTAAAGAGAAAATTTTTGTATATACTGGCTTATTAAAAATGCCAGTGTCACCAATATTCATCAATACACGCTCTATAATATTGGCCGATAATCCAGCTTTTTCAAAAGCTGCGTAGCAAAATACATAGAAGTGTAAGGCCAGTAAAAAGACACTCCCCTTTCTCAAAAAGTCAATAATGCCACGTAGGCCCTGTTCATTTTCACCTGTACTCATACATATCACATTTTCAATTACACAATCAGGTGACGGTAAATTTGCCTTATCGTCTCCTATACCTTTTCTTTTTCTTTGCCTCTTTTAATAATTCTGATGAGATTCCATCATCATGAATTACCTCGAAAGCTGAATCTATCAAATTATTGAGTTGAACATTTAAGTAACTAGAAAATGCATGCATCGCCTCGATAGAAAATCTGTCAGGTAAAATCTTTGCCAAATTCCTATCTATATAGTTAGCTCTAGCTGGTGTCAATCCATTTGCAATTAGGTAATTGGTAACACGCCTATCCAACTTCCAATAGTATTCTGGTAGAATTTTAGAATGTCCCGCTAAAAAAACCGGCCCTGATTCATTATTGCCTGCATTAATATGCACTCCTGCACTTAGCCATTTACAAAGCACCCCCTTAATTCCAGGCTTATAATCAGTCTGTGAGATAATAGAATTCACGAATTGCTTATTCCAAGAAACTGCCGGAATATCTTCATCGGGCTGTAATCGGCTAAAGATTCCTTTTACGGAAAACGATCTTTCAATATCGCTACCCTTAAAAACCGTTAGTGTCAGATTGTCTACAAATGTGATTCCATAGGCAAGCCCCTCTTTATTTCGATGAATATGGACATAGATTCCATTATCACTTAGTTCTTTCAGAAATCGCTTTTCATCAACCCCTTTATTTAATACATCATCAATTATCCTGTAAATTCGCTCCCTATGTTCTGGCCTCGCCTTCTTCTTTTTAAACTGCCCTTGAAGAAAATCTAATTTTGGCTTTCCATAAATTGAACTTGATTTAATTCCTTTACCGATCAATTCTCCATTCGTTTGAATAGCGCGGTACACTAATCCGTTATGCTTTCTCATTCGACTATTT is a genomic window of Chitinophaga sp. LS1 containing:
- a CDS encoding type IV secretory system conjugative DNA transfer family protein, producing MEKGFTMFVYDFKFDDLTRIAYNVFLKNRKKYKNKPSFYVINFDDLQRTHRCNPLEPSQMVDITDASESARSILLALNKEWVKKSGEFFTESAVIFVTAVIWWLRKYKNGLYCTLAHVIELISADYDDLFPVLGTEPECESLIQSFISAYLNRALEQLEGQIASARIALARLSSPTIYYVISGNDFTLDINNPEAPKVVCVGNNPSKTQTYGAVLSLYTNRLLKQVNQKGKLKSSLIFDEYPTIYQPLDYSVSVSRSNLVSHTICIQDYSQMKKDYSREQAEVLMNVCGNIISGQVLGDTAKMLSERIGKIVQERESISINRNDTSISRSTQMDSAIPPSKISALSSGEFVGQVADDPMKIVKLKNFHSRIINDHSAIKQEEAAYKPLPIIRHLADNEVDSNYIRIKNDVAEIIESEILRIKSDPDLVHLLFVKSEHNNGHKTT
- a CDS encoding relaxase/mobilization nuclease domain-containing protein produces the protein MVARIIEGEEIRGAVEYNEEKVAKGAAELLYAHLYAKEASNLSFKEKLFRLQHLADLAQRADNVCTHISIGFHPSEKLSPELLRRLAVEYMEKIDFGNQPFLLYEHFDTAIQHMHVVTTKIKDDGKAIDTSFIGIKKSIPATEYLEEKYGLIKAKEQKSNETIAIKAADIKAIEYGEKPTKKEISRVVRSVISLYEFGSLAEFNSILRQFNVVADQGEENSRMRKHNGLVYRAIQTNGELIGKGIKSSSIYGKPKLDFLQGQFKKKKARPEHRERIYRIIDDVLNKGVDEKRFLKELSDNGIYVHIHRNKEGLAYGITFVDNLTLTVFKGSDIERSFSVKGIFSRLQPDEDIPAVSWNKQFVNSIISQTDYKPGIKGVLCKWLSAGVHINAGNNESGPVFLAGHSKILPEYYWKLDRRVTNYLIANGLTPARANYIDRNLAKILPDRFSIEAMHAFSSYLNVQLNNLIDSAFEVIHDDGISSELLKEAKKKKRYRRR
- a CDS encoding helix-turn-helix transcriptional regulator, with amino-acid sequence MEIELKEFGKNLRDARKKKGLTLDELAVISELDSKQIGKIENGLVDIRLKTLIKLIRALDIAPNDLISREK
- a CDS encoding YWFCY domain-containing protein, whose protein sequence is MSTGENEQGLRGIIDFLRKGSVFLLALHFYVFCYAAFEKAGLSANIIERVLMNIGDTGIFNKPVYTKIFSLILLSISLFGNKGKKEEDLNPKNIVAYISIGLLFYFGGSLLFYWHADLTVVAVCYVFIVILGYLLVLSGGAKLSRLISLNFKKDIFNEANETFPQQEELINNEYSINLPGEYNLKGKVRKMWINIQNPFRALLILGTPGSRRREVVEIR